The region aaaaaaaaaaaggtcaaaactttttttcaaaaatattcgttttttttgctcgggggggggggtagggttcggggtggggtgcaaaaaaccaaaacaaatgtcaaaactttttttcaattttttttttgagggggGGTAGGGTGcagcggggggggggggttggggtaaaaaaaaaaaaaatgtcaaaacttttttttcaaaaaatattattttttttactcgGGGGTAGGGGTGCGGGTTGGGGTATGGTGGGGGTGAGGAGTGGGGTGGGCCGTAGGGTGCGGGGGTGGGTTAGGGTGGGGTgtaaaaaaccaaaacaaatgtcaaactttttttttcaaaaaaatatttgggagGGTGGGGTGCGGGTTTGGGTGGGggtgtaaaaaatcaaaaatagtgtcaaaactttttttccaaaatttttttatttttgggaggGGGTAAGGGGAGGGATGGGGTGGTGGGTGGAGGTGGGGTGAAGTGGGTGGGGGGTTCGgagtggttggggtttggtggAATAAACttgtgaacttgttttccctacttttattagggaaatcattttccccaattttgaggaaaatgttttccaaaagaaaatatttttcaaaatttttgaccaaacgaacatgagaaaattagaaaatatttcctggaaaatgttttcctccataccgaacacaccctaagtgtcatcttagaaaaccaaaatataaattgacttattttttccaactctacccttagataataaagtaacatctaaataataattgaaaaaatcacataataaCTTAGTATTGCTGAATTCtcaatgtcaaaaggtttacttcTAGTACATACTCTAttcaaaaggtaaaagtaatttatttttattatatagggataatttaataaatttcacattatattattaatttcttaataatatgcgtgtttttgagtaaggtgacacttattatgagacggagggatTAGATAGCTCCACTTGTGGGACATGTAGCAGCCAATtggaatttttgtttttaaaaatgagaatttcGCTGGGACCCACAAATGAATATAACTTCACATGAAAAAGCAATTTCATTATAGTCCTGTTCTGGTCAACATTTATTGACTAATTACATCTACACCCTTAATTAACTCCACAATTTAATACTCTAGTACTTAACAGCTAActcttatttattaaattaaaaattaattactttGAAATCTTCCAAATGTAAAGAAACCAATCACTGACTACTCTCATTCACTCTTACATAACTCTGCAAATCTTAACACATAATGTactttttttcaagaatgtttttttttaaatttttttttttttagattcttgattaaagggtattttgggtattttaaATATAGTTCACTGTTTTTTTCTGACCACTTTTATTGAAGACTTGTGTAGTGTTCACAcattagaaaaaaaatgaaaagagtaaaaagaatttaaaaaaccctattcttgatttttttttttgttacccTTCTTGGTATGGAGATGAAAAAAGAGAGGTTTGTCAGgtaagtaatattttttttttttactgttttttTATTGGTGTTTAGCTTAGTTTGTGTGATTTGGTGAATTTTTATGCTATAATTTGATAAAAAAGAGATCTTTTTAGTGATATTTTTGTTACTCTTCTTGGTATGGAGCTAAAGAAAGAGAGGTTTGTAAGGtaagtgatattttttttgttttgggattttttttttttactgtttttGATTGTTGTTTAGCTAAGTTTGTGTGATTTGGTAAAATCTTGTGTAGTAATTTGTAAAAAAAGTGATCTTTTTAGTGATATATTGAAGAGATTAGAACTTTGGGAGCTTAAacataagttttattttttattttttatgtttttgattGTTCTTTAGTTTAGTTTGTGTGATTTGGTGAATTTTTGTGTtataatttgattaaaaaaaggaTGTTTTTTAGTGATATATTGCAAAGATTTGAACTTTGGGTGTTTAAAGATTGGATTTTCTTGCTTCTTTATTGCTATTAGGAATGGATACAAGATATTGagtttttttgtatttattttcagcTTCTGCCCATTTTTTTGTGTAATAATTTGataaaaaagagattttttggTGATATATTGCAAAGATAAGAACTTTGGGTATTTAAAGATCAGATTTTTATGTTACTTTGTTGGTATTAGGAGTATGCGATATTGAGATTTTTGCctacttttctttgtttttacataaatttattttcttttgggatttaCCCTATGTTCTGCAGTGTGAAAATGCTGATTTTTTTGCTGGTGATATAATTTAGTTTATTGTTTGTAAGgtagtatataatttttttgttttggggttttatcttttttactatttttgattgttgtttaGTTTAGTTTGTGCGATTTGGTGAATTCTTGTGTAGTAATTTGATAGAAAAGAGATCTTTTTTAGTGATATGTTGCAAAGTTAAGAACTTTAGGTGTTTAAAGAtcagatttttttgttttggggttttgtttttttctgtttttgatTGTTGTTTAGCTTAGTTTATGTGATTTGGTGAATTTTTGTGGtataatttgataaaaaaaagagaTCCTTTTTAGTGATATATTGCAAAGATAAGAACTTTGGGTGCTTAAAGAtcagatttttttgttttggggttttgtttttttctgtttttgatTGTTGTATAGCTTAGTTTATGTGATTTGGTGAATTTTTGTGGtataatttgataaaaaaagaGATCTTTTTTAGTGATATATTGCAAAGATAAGAACTTTGGGTGCTTAAAGAtcagatttttttgttttggggttttgttttttttctgtttttgatTGCTGTTTAGCTTAGTTTGTGTGATTTGGTGAATTCTTGTGTAGTAATTTGATAAAAAAGAGATCTTTTTGGGTGATATATTGCAAAGATAAGAATTTTGGGTGCTCAAAGAtcagatttttttgttttggggttttgttttttttctgtttttgatTGCTGTTTAGCTTAGTTTGTGTGATTTGGTGAATTCTTGTGTAGTAATTTGATAAAGAAGAGATCTTTTTGGGTGATATATTGCAAAGATAAGAATTTTGGGTGCTTAAAGATCAGATTTTTTGTTTTGGGGTTTtgtttttttctgtttttgatTGTTGTTTAGCTTAGTTTGTGTGAGTTGGTGAATTCTTGTGTAGTAATTTGATAAAAAAGAGATCTTTTTGGGTGATATATTGCTAAAATTTGAGCTTTGGGTGTTTAAAGATTGGATTTTTTTGCTTCTTTGCTATTAGGAgtgttttttttcttattctggaCACTAGATATTGAGATTCTTATTCTGGACACTAGATATTGagttttttgtatttattttcagcTTTTGCCCATTTTTTGTGTAATAACTTGATAAAAAAGAGatttttatgtgatatattgcAGAGATAAGAACTTTGGCTATTTAAAGATTGGATTTTTATGTTACTTTTTTTGGCTATTAGGAGTATGTATTTTCATAATGTGGATACAAGATATTGagatttttgtatttaatttCATCTTTGCTCATAGTTGATTACTGGaatttttatcataattaaggACTTTCCTGCTTTGCTCATAGTTGATTTATGCATTTTTAGGTTCTACTCTGGTGAAAAGCAACAGGGTAGTTTTTTGGGAGGAAAAACAGACAATTCAAACCTAGAGAAATCATCTTCTGGCTATAAATTTTCATCTCCGTTATTGAACTCTGATGGCAGATATGAAAAAGGCACAAATACCCTTAAGTTTGGGAGGCCTAAAAAGGTGTATCCTGAGGAGCACGAGTCGTGGAGGAATCGAATACTTGATCCAGGAAGCGATATTGTAATCCAATGGAATAGGATTTTTATTATATCCTGCTTGCTAGCATTGTTTGTCGACCCGTTATATTTCTTTTTGCCTATCATACAAGGAACTAAAGAGTCGAGTTGTGTGAAAACTGATTTGAATTTGCGAATTGTTGCCACCATTTTCCGAACTATAGCAGATTTTTTCTATCTGTTACATGTGGTGATTAAGTTCCGGACTGCTTATATTGCCCCGAATACAAGGGTATTTGGGAAGGGTGAGCTTGTTATGGACCCTGGAAAGATTGCTCGAAGATATTTAAGATCGGACTTTTTCATCGATCTGATTGCAACTCTTCCTTTGCCTCAGGTATGTTGTTCTGCTAGAAGCTTTTTACCTTATAACCATTTCACCAGCTTCTGTACTTACTGAGAGTTTTTGAGAATTTATCAAAAGCAAATACTCCCACCGTCCCAATTCACGTGAAGGTGTTTAATTGGGCTCGGAGTTTAAGAATTAAAGAAAGACTTGTGAAACTTGTGGGTCTAGAACAAATCATAGATGTTTGTGTGGCATTAAGTCATTTCAGTAGGGATAAAAtgggaagtttaaagttaaattgttattaaatattgaaaggtgtcattctttttggcctgactaaaaaggaaagcgcgtcacataaattgggtcGGAGGGAGTAATAGGTACAGAAGGTCTTTTGCCCTGCTTAAAATTGATAATGTTGCAACATTAACCAAGTAATTTGAATTGCTGTTGTGTTGATGTGCTCCTCTTTCTTATGTAAACTATGTGTGTTCCGTTTTCTGCAAAGAGTTCTATAGTGGTAACAGTAACTTTGAGATttccttttcttattctttaGCTTTTTGTGCATTTATCATTTAATGTTGTCTGATTAGTTTCATGTCTATGTTTAGATATACAAGGTCCAAACGTTGCTTTATTTTTTCTCCGGCATTGTTGTccatattacaacaacacaacatacccagtatagtccacaagtggggtctggggagggtggggTGTTCGCAAACCTTTCCCCTACCTTTGTAAGGTAGAGGCTTTTTTGTTGTCCgtattatgttcattttatgTATTTCATTCCATGAGTATTAATTGGCGTTCGATTTAGTTTCATAAGTTGTCTCTAGTGCGAGTAAGGCTCTTTTAGAGTGGTAAGCTGTCTGCTTTATGGTGTGCGTAAAATCCCTTGCCAAGGGGTTAGGGGACAGGACTGGAGTTGCAATGGGGTGGATCTGCTTGTTGGCGGATTACTAGGTTCTCAGTGGTCTGATATGGTCGATTAAACTACCAGATCAATCAGGCATgtttacaacaacatacctagtatGCTCCACCaggtggggtctagggagggtagagtgtaggtagaccttacccctaccttgtgacGGGCAgtgaggttgtttccgatagacccctGACTCAAAAAATCAGACTTATGTTTATGACATAACAAGAGGAAAAAAGAATAGCAAAGCTAAAGGTATATTCTCCCATGTTCTCACCACCCCTATTTTCATCTCCTCGTGGCGGGCTCATGTATCTTCTGTTTTTCAGCAACAATTTATCAAAAACTCAGGGCATGTTCTAAGAaagattttcaaataaattgtTTACTTATAATCTTAAATAGTTTTTATAATACTGAATGGTCAACAGTCAACATCCTTGTAAAGTGTACTTTTATGGGATACACAAGGGAAATTTGGTTTTGTAGTTGGttaaaaatattatcttagttATATAGATAGGAAAGACAAATGAGAATGTGAGATGTACAAAACAcaatttccattgatttcatccTCCAAACTTAAATACATCATAAAGCTTTCATCTATGAACGTCTAAAAGTTTTCATCTACTACTTTCATAAGTGAAAGCTTTGCAAAAATACATAATAACAAAAACTAGACTACGGGGATGTGATGAGATCATCAGGTTCAATGTCGAGCCTCTCTAGAATCACACGCAAAAAGTGTGTAATATGCCAGAGATTCATATCGAGCTGGGCTCGGTCTTTGCCGAGCCCCCCTGAAAAGACATTTGTAGTCGTTTCGCAGTAGGAGAACGTATGGGATTGGAGCTTGGTAGCGGTGGTGACGGTTGGGTCTTGGTGGTCGGGCTTGAACTTGTTTTGTCATTTTCGGCAGAGATGAAGTGTTCAAAGTTTTTTCTTTTCGAGTATAGAGATATATCGTGATATATAGACCTAAGGGGAGGGGAAAGGGAAGGGTTGGCTGATGTGGAAACGATGCGTGGGTTGTGTTTACAAGAAGCCGTAAATGTTGGGGTGTCTAGTTACTTTGTGGATAGACCTGTTTAGACGGTTTTTCAGCCTTCTTGGATTGTAATGATGACAATTTTTTGAATTCACATGCAATAGGGGTATTTACCCAGGGATTGTACCCACCTTAATGGTTGATTATAACATTTTATTGATATTTATAGTATGATTATGATAGAACAATAGGGGTATTTATTATAAAGCAAATGTAATTCGATGATAGACTAAGACATaagttgatgaagttggaaCTGACATTCAATTATCAGAATTGTTTACAAAGCAGAAGCTAAAATTCAAAATACACCAATAATACATTGAAATGGAAAAAATCCAAGTGGGATGCTGTCTCAAAAGATTGGCACATTAGAGATATAATGATGTAGTTTAGTCCCAATGCAAACATGCttcttagagcctgtttggatgggcttaaaaaaagcaacttataagctgaaaacagcttataagccaaaaaaaaaaaagttggggtagcccaacttattttttttttggcttataagctgctttagataagctaagccaaacgggcccaaattttttttttgagcttattttaagcacaaaatggcttataagctggccagCTAAACACTCAAACCGTGATTGgcttcagcaacttataagccaatccaaacgggctcttaatggCTGCTCAATGATGCATTGGGTAGGTGATATTTGTTGTGAATCAAGAAAAGATTTAATGTAAAGGCTCTTTTTTGATTGGATGAAGTAAATAGACTCCACCATGCTAACATGCAACCTCACTATAAACACCGGATTAAATACTACAAGTAGTTGTTAGGTAGAGCatacttttaaataattaattatattatgtCCAGTTGTTAGAGAGAGAGcatacttttaaataatttaacatTATCTGTAAGTGGCTTAAGTTGGTAGTTTTACATGTCAAGAAAATTCTAGTTTAAATCTCATCAGTCATTCATTGCTTTCAAGTTTCTCTCattttttgatgaaataatcTTTCTTGCAGATGGTTATCTGGTTTATTATACCAGTGACGAGAAACCAGCACGCTAATCATAACAATAATGCCCTTGCGTTGATTGTCCTACTCCAATACGTTCCCAGATTGTATCTTATATTCCCATTAAGTTTGCAGATTATCAAAGCAACTGGAGTTGTCACAAAAACTGCTTGGGCAGGGGCTGCATATAATCTACTTCTCTACATGCTGGCAAGTCATGTATGTAGCTCCAACAACTTTGTTTTCAGAATTGATGCTTTAAAAGTCTGGTTAGTTGCCGTATTAACCTGTGGGCCTCACAAAAGGGGTTCCTTATCTTTGGTTGTAGGTTCAAAATCGTACCTTAAGAATCACTCGAGTAGTTTGGTCTTTTATGTTTGCTAAAAGTAAGCACTTTTGGTCTTTGTCAGATATTTGCCAAACCGtgattgttaaatttaattggaactgtgaaaataaaaaatatttaacaggaactcacatttagaagtacatattttgtagtttatgttatttcttatctATTTCAAGAATCTGGTGCATTTTGATCTATTGTTGTGTCTGGTGTAGTTTTTTATGTTGTGGTTTCTGTAATTTTGACGGAAATATATGGTGCTTTGGGTTAAATTCTTCTTTACATAGTTCTGGTTGAATTTAACGGTCAGAGTTATTTGACGGAGACCAAAGTGCtcacttttggcaaacttaaaggactatAACTGCTTAGTTAATACCCAAGGGACTAAGTTGACCCAACTACCAAAGATTAGGGACCATGTTTGTCATTTTCTTGCTGTTATGCTAgtgatttccttttctttttttcccttcctttcttgttttcttttcgaGAGTTGGATATAACGACATgctatatgtttttcttgctttttcttTAGGTTATAGGGGCAGCATGGTATTTGCTGTCAGTTGATCGATATACTTCTTGCTGGAAATCAATATGCCGAAATGAAAACAAATCTACGCAGTGCATGCTTCGCTATTTGGATTGTGATACTTTCGACCAAAATGCTCGTAAGAGTTGGGCAAATATCAccaaggtatttgaaagttgtgaTCCTGATGGGAGTAGTACTTTCAAATACGGAATATTTGAAAGCGCAGTTAAAAAGGATGTTGTCTCCTCAAGTTTTATGGCTAAGTACTTTTATTGCTTGTGGTGGGGTTTACAACAACTGAGGTAATTTTCCTATGTGGTTGGACAAAATAATGATGTCATTTATAATGTTTTTATCTAGTGTTTTTGGCTGTAATTTATTGAAAGTGCTCTTAAAAAGTggttattttaagaaaatttcctAATGGAATTTAGTACAATAGCTTGAATTTGTGCTTGGGGATCTCAACAGCTTAAGTGATTTGTTTGCCTTACTTTCTACATACTCCATATATAAAATGGAGTAAACAAATCTAGGATCTTAGAGAAAAATTTAAGCACTCAAAATGCACTCTaagcacccaagggtgtggcctagtggtcaatgaagtggctgtgaaccatgaggtctcaggttcaaatcccaacAGAGACAAAAAcgctaggtgatttcttcccatctgtccAAGCTTTGGTAGACAAAGTTACTTGATACCTGTTGTTGGTCGGAGGTGGCTGGTATCCTGGGGGAATTAGTCGAGGTACCAAGTAGCATATATTATATTTCCTCAGTTCTAATTTGCTTCACCATTTATCTGTTTAGTTTTTAGTTTATGCGATCCCTTTTATAAGATGGATAACTGTCCTATGTCCAGTGGCGGACCCAGGATTTTGTTCAAGCGGGTTCAActatgttgctcagactctCCAACAATATTGtcgcacccgtgtcggatctTCCAAAAggcactacttttggagaatcCAACGCACACACTCGTTGACATCTTTAATGGGTCCAAGCAACATAGGGTCATATATATGtacgcgcgcgcacacacacacacattgaaaattttccttgagtcttcaatttaaatttttatgtttCACACTAATAATCAGCTAATAACGATAAAATTGTAGCAATTTTGAAACaccacaaacaaaacaaaaacagaataagaaaaaatatagtaaataaataaaataaaatcaacctAACCTTCATGTATACAAAACACGGAGgaaaaagacaaataaatttACATTTTATACATTATAGAAATATTACTTTAATGAACTAAGAAGCATTATTTGCATATAATACGAATTAATGAACTAAGttaggatatgctacgggctaTGCTAATGTTAGTGCCTAGAGCCCTGGACCCTACATCAATTacttcaaaaaaataaagaagaaacatAAAACAAGTAATCGCATGTGCAGCGAATGGATATTTGCTCCTTTGGCATGTATTGAACCCGCTAACAGTCCAAAAATTCCATTATCTAGtactgttttgatttttttggacTTGAGTTAATACTTTTTCAACAACTAATGCTTTTTTAATTACTTTGAGCTTGATATCATAGCTCTTTAACAATCTACCCCACTTACTATTGTTCAGCCTGTCTAAACACATCTAACTTACTCCAATACGATACTACTCAATATTGGTAATTTTTGCAATATTGTGGAAAAAGGTTCTTAAGCATGTAATTACATTGGGAGAGTAAATGTGCCAGTTGCCTTTCTAATTCAACTTTTAGTGAGTCATTTGAAAGGAAGTTCTGAACttcaaatttttccttttcttgtgtTACAGTTCTTACGGGCAGAATTT is a window of Lycium ferocissimum isolate CSIRO_LF1 chromosome 12, AGI_CSIRO_Lferr_CH_V1, whole genome shotgun sequence DNA encoding:
- the LOC132040984 gene encoding cyclic nucleotide-gated ion channel 17-like isoform X1; the protein is MEMKKERFVRFYSGEKQQGSFLGGKTDNSNLEKSSSGYKFSSPLLNSDGRYEKGTNTLKFGRPKKVYPEEHESWRNRILDPGSDIVIQWNRIFIISCLLALFVDPLYFFLPIIQGTKESSCVKTDLNLRIVATIFRTIADFFYLLHVVIKFRTAYIAPNTRVFGKGELVMDPGKIARRYLRSDFFIDLIATLPLPQMVIWFIIPVTRNQHANHNNNALALIVLLQYVPRLYLIFPLSLQIIKATGVVTKTAWAGAAYNLLLYMLASHVIGAAWYLLSVDRYTSCWKSICRNENKSTQCMLRYLDCDTFDQNARKSWANITKVFESCDPDGSSTFKYGIFESAVKKDVVSSSFMAKYFYCLWWGLQQLSSYGQNLTTSTFIGETSFAILIAIVGLVLFAHLIGNMQTYLQSLTVRLEEWRLKRRDTEEWMEHRQLPEDLRKRVRRFDQYKWVATRGVDEETILHGLPTDLRRDIQRHLCLDLVRRVPFFSQMDDQLLDAICERLVSSLSTEGTYIVREGDPVTEMLFIIRGRLESSTTNGGRTGFFNSITLRPGDFCGEELLAWALLPKSTVNLPSSTRTVRALVEVEAFALGADDLKFVANQFRRLHSKKLQHTFRFYSYHWRTWAACFIQAAWRRHKRRTMAKDLAALESFNLDESTVDETEQNEEQDQGNTSANPSPRISHLGVTILASRFAANTRRGAQKLKDVRLPKLQKPEEPDFSAEADD
- the LOC132040984 gene encoding cyclic nucleotide-gated ion channel 17-like isoform X2, with amino-acid sequence MELKKERFVRFYSGEKQQGSFLGGKTDNSNLEKSSSGYKFSSPLLNSDGRYEKGTNTLKFGRPKKVYPEEHESWRNRILDPGSDIVIQWNRIFIISCLLALFVDPLYFFLPIIQGTKESSCVKTDLNLRIVATIFRTIADFFYLLHVVIKFRTAYIAPNTRVFGKGELVMDPGKIARRYLRSDFFIDLIATLPLPQMVIWFIIPVTRNQHANHNNNALALIVLLQYVPRLYLIFPLSLQIIKATGVVTKTAWAGAAYNLLLYMLASHVIGAAWYLLSVDRYTSCWKSICRNENKSTQCMLRYLDCDTFDQNARKSWANITKVFESCDPDGSSTFKYGIFESAVKKDVVSSSFMAKYFYCLWWGLQQLSSYGQNLTTSTFIGETSFAILIAIVGLVLFAHLIGNMQTYLQSLTVRLEEWRLKRRDTEEWMEHRQLPEDLRKRVRRFDQYKWVATRGVDEETILHGLPTDLRRDIQRHLCLDLVRRVPFFSQMDDQLLDAICERLVSSLSTEGTYIVREGDPVTEMLFIIRGRLESSTTNGGRTGFFNSITLRPGDFCGEELLAWALLPKSTVNLPSSTRTVRALVEVEAFALGADDLKFVANQFRRLHSKKLQHTFRFYSYHWRTWAACFIQAAWRRHKRRTMAKDLAALESFNLDESTVDETEQNEEQDQGNTSANPSPRISHLGVTILASRFAANTRRGAQKLKDVRLPKLQKPEEPDFSAEADD